One Pelodiscus sinensis isolate JC-2024 chromosome 25, ASM4963464v1, whole genome shotgun sequence DNA window includes the following coding sequences:
- the LOC142819881 gene encoding uncharacterized protein LOC142819881 — MEPRLALHLLVHVLDLLLQACHQWLETAWQHLVNVSLLPLLLAALGAVEEPRQRPGTGVPRRVWRLDTSSDWWDCIVLERWDDRQWTQNFRMRRDTFLELCEWLAPALQRRDTRMRPAIPLQKQVAIALWKLSTPDSYRSVGNQFGMGRSTVGAVLMQVVKAINRVLLRRVVRLADPDAVIRGFGALGFPSCGGAIDGTHIPIRVPVRQQKGVLLCDPAGRV, encoded by the exons atggagccacggctcgccctgcaccttctggtgcacgttctggacttgctgctgcaagcctgccaccaatggctcgagacTGCCTGGCaacacctggtgaacgtcagcctcctgcctctcctcctggccgccctgggggccgtggaggagccgcggcagcgccccggcaccggcgtgccccgccgcgtctggcgtctggacacgagcagcgactggtgggactgcatcgtcctggagcgctgggacgaccgacagtggacccagaacttcaggatgaggagggacaccttcctggagctctgcgagtggctcgcccctgccctgcaaagaagggacactcgcatgaggcccgccatccccctccagaagcaggtggccatcgccctctggaagctctccacgccggacagctaccgatccgtcgggaaccagttcggcatggggagatccaccgtcggagcggtgctcatgcag gtggtcaaggccatcaaccgggtgctgctccgcagggtggtccgcctcgccgacccggacgccgtcatccggggcttcggcgccctcggcttccccagctgcgggggggccatcgacgggacacacatccccatccgcgtcccggtacgtcaacagaaaggggtacttctctgtgatcctgcaggccgtgtgtga